In Pseudomonas sp. R76, one genomic interval encodes:
- a CDS encoding TetR/AcrR family transcriptional regulator: protein MTNATKSARQTILDTAQLIVSRKGFSAVGLNEILQAADVPKGSFYHYFSSKDAFGVVLLDTYFDHYVQGVEQLFQQSELSGAAKLMRYWHTWVDNQTGCTDAGKCLAVKLGAEVSDLSEPMRLALQRGTARTIALLVEALQHGVADGSLAVQQTPESLAQRLYALWLGTSVMSKITRTSAPFDEALLLTRQLLGCPEPTDIHIDRGTGK from the coding sequence ATGACTAACGCCACTAAAAGTGCACGGCAGACCATTCTGGATACGGCGCAATTGATTGTGAGCCGCAAAGGATTTTCTGCGGTGGGGTTGAACGAAATACTTCAAGCCGCCGATGTGCCTAAAGGTTCGTTCTATCACTACTTCAGCTCCAAAGATGCCTTTGGCGTTGTTCTGCTCGACACCTATTTTGACCACTACGTGCAGGGCGTGGAGCAGCTGTTCCAGCAATCCGAACTGTCCGGGGCCGCCAAGTTGATGCGTTATTGGCACACCTGGGTCGACAACCAGACCGGCTGCACCGATGCGGGTAAATGCCTTGCCGTCAAACTCGGCGCCGAGGTGTCAGACCTTTCAGAGCCGATGCGTCTGGCTCTGCAACGCGGCACTGCACGCACCATCGCCTTGCTGGTCGAGGCGTTGCAGCACGGCGTCGCAGACGGCTCGCTGGCGGTACAACAAACTCCCGAAAGCCTGGCCCAACGCCTGTATGCGTTGTGGTTGGGGACCAGCGTCATGAGCAAGATCACCCGAACATCCGCGCCTTTTGACGAGGCGCTGCTGCTGACCCGACAGCTGTTGGGTTGCCCTGAACCTACTGACATTCACATCGATCGAGGCACTGGAAAATGA
- a CDS encoding GlxA family transcriptional regulator: MHSVALMVYPNFQSLSLSLGSVFECANLLRGEPAYEFHLVSESGGAVMTSQGFSVNTTPIRAQGYDTLIVSGYLEFRLPEANLLELVKAASAQSRRVASLCMGIFVLAEAGLLEGKRTTTHWIHAPAFRKRYPAIHLEEDKLFVVDGQVWTGAGMSAGVDMALAMVEADLGSDLARRIARKLVIAQRRGSEQSQLSALLELDPKSDRVQLALAYARENLTHDLSVEALADVARLSPRQFSRVFREETGQTPAKAIESLRVEAARAMMETSRHPVEVVARETGFGDRERMRQAFLRAFGQPPQAMQQVLFNAGA, encoded by the coding sequence ATGCACAGCGTTGCGCTGATGGTTTACCCGAACTTCCAGTCCCTGAGCCTTAGCCTCGGCTCGGTGTTCGAGTGCGCGAACCTGCTGCGCGGCGAACCGGCCTATGAGTTTCACCTGGTCTCGGAAAGTGGCGGCGCGGTGATGACCTCCCAGGGCTTTTCGGTGAATACCACGCCGATTCGCGCGCAAGGCTATGACACCCTGATCGTCAGCGGTTACCTGGAATTTCGCTTGCCCGAGGCCAATTTGCTCGAACTGGTCAAGGCGGCCTCCGCGCAGTCGCGACGGGTCGCCTCGTTGTGCATGGGCATTTTCGTATTGGCCGAAGCCGGTTTGCTCGAAGGCAAGCGCACCACCACCCACTGGATTCACGCGCCGGCGTTTCGCAAGCGCTACCCGGCTATTCACCTGGAAGAAGACAAACTGTTTGTGGTCGACGGCCAGGTCTGGACCGGCGCCGGCATGAGCGCCGGTGTGGACATGGCCCTGGCCATGGTCGAGGCTGACTTGGGCAGCGACCTCGCCCGGCGCATTGCGCGCAAGTTGGTGATTGCCCAACGTCGCGGCAGCGAACAATCGCAATTGTCGGCATTGCTGGAACTGGACCCCAAGTCCGACCGCGTGCAACTGGCGCTGGCCTACGCCCGCGAGAACCTGACCCACGACCTGTCGGTGGAAGCCCTGGCCGACGTGGCGCGGCTGAGCCCACGTCAATTCAGCCGGGTGTTTCGTGAAGAAACCGGGCAAACACCGGCCAAGGCCATCGAGTCGCTGCGGGTAGAAGCGGCCCGGGCGATGATGGAAACCAGCCGTCACCCGGTCGAAGTGGTGGCCCGCGAAACCGGCTTCGGTGATCGCGAGCGCATGCGTCAGGCGTTTCTGCGCGCGTTCGGGCAGCCGCCGCAGGCGATGCAGCAGGTGCTGTTCAACGCGGGAGCCTAG
- a CDS encoding undecaprenyl-diphosphate phosphatase, which translates to MTNVCSAGLDVGFASLDYLQIFILGVIQGITELLPVSSTAHMRVVPALLGWQDPGSAFSAAMQLAALAAVVSYFWRDVRQFTTGSIGAVRRGDYNDPWFKLAVAIVLATLPIGIAGLALSSTLNTCNSPLRGLMVIGISCVVMAVLLAGAELRARHTRDMSQMRLRDALIVGIAQIGALIPGVSRSGSTLTAALFLNFKREEAARFSFLLGLPAIALAGLKELWVLLHADMPAHAWSHLIFGLVVASVSAFFAIWGLMRFLERFSTWPFVIYRALLGVFLIVAVSTGLLS; encoded by the coding sequence TTGACCAACGTCTGTTCCGCCGGCCTGGATGTGGGCTTTGCCTCCCTGGATTACCTGCAGATTTTCATCCTGGGTGTGATCCAGGGCATTACCGAACTGCTGCCGGTGTCGTCCACGGCGCACATGCGCGTGGTGCCCGCCCTGCTCGGCTGGCAAGACCCCGGCTCGGCGTTTTCGGCGGCGATGCAGTTGGCGGCGCTGGCGGCGGTGGTCAGTTATTTCTGGCGTGATGTGCGCCAATTCACCACCGGAAGCATCGGCGCAGTGCGCCGGGGCGACTACAACGACCCATGGTTCAAGCTGGCCGTGGCGATTGTGTTGGCAACCCTCCCGATTGGGATTGCCGGCCTGGCGCTGTCTTCGACCTTGAACACCTGCAACTCGCCATTGCGCGGGCTGATGGTGATCGGCATTTCCTGCGTGGTCATGGCGGTGTTGCTGGCTGGCGCCGAGCTGCGCGCGCGCCACACCCGCGACATGAGCCAGATGCGCCTGCGCGATGCGCTGATCGTCGGCATCGCGCAGATTGGCGCGCTGATTCCCGGCGTGTCGCGTTCCGGCTCCACGCTGACCGCCGCGCTGTTTCTGAACTTCAAGCGTGAAGAAGCCGCGCGCTTTTCCTTTCTGCTGGGCCTGCCCGCCATCGCCCTCGCCGGCTTGAAAGAGCTGTGGGTGCTGCTGCACGCCGACATGCCCGCCCATGCCTGGTCGCACTTGATCTTCGGCCTGGTGGTCGCCAGCGTCTCGGCGTTCTTCGCCATCTGGGGCCTGATGCGCTTCCTCGAGCGGTTCTCCACCTGGCCGTTCGTGATCTACCGCGCGCTGTTGGGCGTGTTCCTGATCGTGGCGGTCAGCACCGGGTTGCTGAGCTAA
- the rtcA gene encoding RNA 3'-terminal phosphate cyclase yields the protein MKQDVIELDGAIGGGQVLRSGLSLSMVTGQTLQIKNIRAKRSRPGLMRQHLTAVLAAAEVCGAKVQGAELGSQSLLFEPGPIQGGEYRFAIGTAGSCTLVLQTLLPALLRAPTASHVTISGGTHNPLAPPVDFLQRAWLPLLRRMGACVELNLNRHGFVPAGGGEIEVFIQPSQLLPLQLMQRGKLLEKRATTLNAGLPAQVSAREFKRVRQRLGFTEAQCFPVEIDPQQGPGDVLMLEYVHAHVTEVFSAFGMATVRAETVADAAIDPAMEWQGTDTAVGEHLADQLLLPMALASGGRFTTPHMNEHLHSNMTVIQRFLPVVIESHVREEGGLLVECRPA from the coding sequence ATGAAACAGGACGTGATTGAACTCGACGGCGCCATCGGCGGCGGTCAGGTGTTGCGCAGTGGCTTGAGCCTGTCGATGGTGACCGGGCAGACCTTGCAGATCAAAAACATCCGCGCCAAACGCAGCCGGCCCGGCTTGATGCGCCAGCACCTGACCGCCGTGCTGGCGGCCGCCGAAGTCTGTGGCGCCAAGGTGCAAGGCGCTGAGCTGGGGTCGCAAAGCCTGCTGTTCGAGCCCGGGCCGATTCAAGGCGGCGAGTACCGCTTTGCCATCGGCACAGCCGGCAGCTGCACGCTGGTGTTGCAAACGCTGTTACCGGCGCTGTTGCGCGCGCCAACCGCCAGCCACGTGACGATCAGCGGCGGCACCCACAACCCGCTCGCGCCGCCGGTGGACTTTTTGCAGCGTGCCTGGCTGCCGTTGTTGCGACGCATGGGCGCGTGTGTCGAATTGAACCTGAACCGCCACGGTTTCGTCCCGGCGGGCGGGGGTGAGATAGAGGTATTTATCCAGCCATCGCAGCTGCTGCCGTTGCAGCTGATGCAGCGCGGCAAGCTGCTGGAAAAGCGCGCTACCACGCTGAATGCCGGGCTGCCCGCCCAGGTCAGCGCGCGGGAATTCAAGCGTGTTCGCCAGCGCCTGGGCTTCACCGAGGCGCAGTGCTTCCCGGTCGAGATTGACCCGCAGCAAGGGCCGGGCGATGTGTTGATGCTGGAGTACGTCCACGCGCATGTCACTGAAGTGTTCAGCGCGTTTGGCATGGCCACGGTGCGGGCCGAGACTGTGGCTGACGCGGCCATCGACCCGGCCATGGAGTGGCAGGGCACCGACACGGCGGTGGGCGAGCACCTGGCGGATCAACTGCTGTTGCCGATGGCGTTGGCCAGCGGCGGGCGCTTTACCACGCCGCACATGAACGAGCATTTGCACAGCAATATGACCGTGATCCAGCGCTTCCTGCCGGTGGTGATCGAAAGCCATGTGCGCGAGGAGGGCGGGTTGCTGGTCGAGTGCCGACCCGCATGA
- a CDS encoding nucleotidyltransferase domain-containing protein produces MEKQQRHPLSDAMRARVLDELARIERERNVTVLYACESGSRAWGFASTDSDYDVRFVYVEKPDWFVQVDAPRDVIERPLDDELDVSGWELRKTLGLLRKSNPTLLEWLDSPLVYRQETETTAQLRALAEAFYSPPAARNHYLSMAKKNFRGYLQGDEVRFKKYFYVLRPLLAVRWIDLGLGRPPMTFAELLGTVDDPQLLDEVATLLALKRNAGEAAYGPRRPALHEFILRELERQAPVLPRTQADSQRLDHYLRDTVKRYA; encoded by the coding sequence ATGGAAAAGCAACAACGACACCCATTGAGCGACGCCATGCGCGCGCGGGTGCTGGATGAGTTGGCGCGCATAGAGCGCGAGCGCAATGTGACCGTGCTGTATGCCTGCGAGTCCGGCAGCCGCGCCTGGGGTTTTGCCTCCACCGACAGCGACTATGACGTGCGCTTTGTCTACGTCGAGAAACCGGATTGGTTTGTGCAGGTGGATGCGCCCCGCGACGTGATCGAACGCCCGCTGGATGACGAACTGGACGTGAGTGGCTGGGAGCTGCGCAAGACCCTCGGCCTGCTGCGCAAGTCCAATCCCACCTTGCTGGAGTGGCTGGACTCGCCGCTGGTGTATCGCCAGGAGACTGAAACGACGGCGCAACTGCGTGCCTTGGCCGAGGCGTTCTACAGCCCGCCAGCGGCGCGTAATCATTACCTGTCGATGGCCAAGAAGAATTTTCGCGGTTACCTGCAAGGCGACGAGGTGCGGTTCAAGAAGTACTTCTATGTGCTGCGGCCATTACTGGCAGTGCGTTGGATCGACCTGGGCCTGGGGCGGCCACCGATGACGTTTGCCGAGCTGCTGGGCACGGTGGATGACCCGCAACTGCTGGATGAAGTAGCAACGCTGCTCGCGCTCAAACGCAATGCCGGTGAAGCCGCCTACGGCCCACGGCGCCCGGCGTTGCATGAATTTATCCTGCGCGAACTGGAACGCCAGGCGCCGGTTTTGCCACGCACGCAAGCAGACTCACAACGGCTGGACCACTACCTGCGGGACACCGTCAAACGCTACGCATAA
- a CDS encoding RtcB family protein: MQEKTYQLLEVANGKPIKLWTEGVPVEPEARQQLMNTAKMPFIFKHLAVMPDVHLGKGSTIGSVIPTVGAIIPAAVGVDIGCGMIAARTTLTASDLPDNLHGLRCAIEAAVPHGRTRSRAGRDKGTWENVPAQADQVWAALHPRFKAITDKYPKLEHSNNRKHLGTLGTGNHFVEVCLDEANRVWFMLHSGSRGVGNAIGNLFIQLAQADMRQHLANLPDRDLAYFEEGSQHFDDYVEAVGWAQDFARQNRELMMRAVVQATRQVISKPFEVALEAVNCHHNYVQKERHFGQEVLVTRKGAVSAKKGELGIIPGSMGAKSFIVRGLGNEESFCSCSHGAGRTMSRTKAKNTFTVADQIRATAHVECRKDADVIDEIPMAYKDIDKVMHAQRELVEVLHTLRQVVCVKG, translated from the coding sequence ATGCAAGAGAAGACCTACCAACTGCTGGAAGTGGCCAACGGCAAGCCGATCAAACTCTGGACCGAGGGCGTGCCGGTTGAGCCTGAAGCCCGCCAGCAACTGATGAACACCGCGAAGATGCCGTTTATCTTCAAGCACCTCGCGGTGATGCCGGACGTGCACCTTGGCAAAGGCTCGACCATCGGCAGCGTGATCCCCACGGTGGGCGCGATTATTCCGGCGGCCGTAGGCGTGGATATCGGCTGCGGCATGATCGCCGCGCGCACCACGCTGACCGCCAGCGATTTGCCGGACAACCTTCACGGGTTGCGCTGCGCCATCGAAGCCGCGGTGCCCCATGGCCGCACTCGCAGCCGTGCGGGTCGCGATAAAGGTACCTGGGAAAATGTACCGGCCCAGGCTGATCAGGTATGGGCGGCGCTGCACCCGCGCTTCAAGGCGATCACCGACAAATACCCGAAGCTTGAGCACAGCAACAACCGCAAGCATTTGGGTACGCTCGGCACGGGTAACCACTTTGTCGAGGTGTGCCTGGATGAAGCCAACCGTGTCTGGTTCATGTTGCACAGCGGTTCGCGCGGCGTCGGCAACGCCATCGGCAACCTGTTTATCCAGCTGGCGCAGGCGGACATGCGCCAGCACCTGGCCAACTTGCCGGACCGTGACCTGGCCTATTTCGAAGAAGGCAGCCAGCACTTCGATGACTACGTGGAAGCGGTGGGCTGGGCCCAGGATTTTGCCCGGCAGAACCGCGAGTTGATGATGCGCGCGGTGGTCCAGGCCACACGCCAGGTCATCAGCAAGCCGTTTGAAGTGGCGCTGGAGGCAGTGAACTGTCACCACAACTACGTGCAAAAAGAGCGGCACTTTGGTCAAGAGGTGCTGGTGACGCGCAAGGGCGCGGTGTCGGCGAAGAAGGGCGAGCTGGGGATTATTCCGGGCTCCATGGGCGCGAAAAGCTTCATCGTGCGCGGCCTGGGCAACGAAGAATCGTTCTGCTCGTGCAGCCACGGCGCCGGCCGCACCATGAGCCGCACCAAGGCGAAGAACACCTTCACCGTCGCCGATCAGATCCGCGCGACGGCCCACGTCGAATGCCGCAAGGATGCCGATGTGATTGATGAAATTCCGATGGCCTACAAGGACATCGACAAGGTCATGCACGCCCAGCGCGAGTTGGTGGAAGTGCTGCACACCCTGCGTCAGGTGGTGTGCGTAAAAGGTTAA
- the rtcR gene encoding RNA repair transcriptional activator RtcR, with the protein MKHKCTVAIGFIGSKLDRVGKGANRWNHWRPSVGLCQQADVQIDRLELIHDVDARDVSLAERVRADILQISPHTEVRLHAMALHNPWDFEEVYAALHDFTTDYAFNTEHEDYLVHITTGTHVAQICWFLLTEARNLPARLIQTAPARRGNDAARATGTHTLIDLDLSRYDRIASRFAHKRLEGLAFLKSGIATRNAAFNSSIEQIERVAVRSKAPMLLIGPTGAGKSFLARRIYELKRSRHQVQGRFVEVNCATLRGDGAMSALFGHIKGAFTGAQNARDGLLRAADGGMLFLDEIGELGLDEQAMLLKAIEEKRFYPLGADQEVASDFLIIAGTHRDLRGRVAQGLFREDLYARINLWTFDLPGLAGRREDIEPNLDFELERHAREQGRRVRFNLEARRRYLAFACSSEAAWLGNFRELSASITRMATLADSGRIDEAQAEQEIQRLRYAWGLSAPQAEWQALVPADLDLFDQLQLKAVIEVCLQADSLSDAGRRLFGVSRQAKAQPNDADRLRKYLGRFSIDWKQVVALK; encoded by the coding sequence ATGAAACACAAGTGCACCGTCGCCATCGGGTTTATCGGTTCCAAACTGGATCGCGTCGGCAAGGGCGCCAACCGCTGGAACCACTGGCGCCCCAGCGTCGGCCTGTGCCAGCAAGCAGACGTGCAGATTGACCGCCTGGAGCTGATCCACGACGTCGACGCCCGCGACGTCAGCCTCGCTGAACGGGTGCGCGCCGACATCCTGCAGATCTCACCGCACACCGAAGTGCGCCTGCACGCAATGGCGCTGCACAACCCATGGGACTTCGAAGAGGTCTACGCCGCGCTGCACGATTTCACCACCGACTATGCCTTCAATACCGAGCACGAGGACTACCTCGTGCACATCACCACCGGCACCCACGTGGCGCAGATTTGCTGGTTCCTGCTGACCGAGGCCCGCAACCTGCCGGCGCGCCTGATCCAGACCGCCCCGGCACGGCGCGGCAATGACGCCGCGCGTGCCACCGGCACCCACACACTGATCGACCTCGACCTGTCGCGCTACGATCGCATCGCTTCGCGCTTTGCCCACAAACGCCTGGAAGGCCTGGCGTTTCTCAAGTCGGGGATCGCCACGCGCAATGCCGCCTTCAACAGCTCCATCGAACAGATCGAACGCGTGGCCGTGCGCTCCAAGGCGCCAATGCTGTTGATCGGCCCCACCGGCGCCGGCAAGTCATTCCTCGCCCGGCGCATCTACGAACTCAAGCGCAGCCGCCACCAGGTGCAAGGGCGATTTGTCGAAGTGAACTGCGCCACCCTGCGCGGCGACGGCGCGATGTCGGCGCTGTTCGGGCACATCAAGGGCGCCTTCACCGGCGCGCAAAACGCCCGCGACGGCCTGCTGCGCGCGGCGGATGGCGGCATGCTGTTTCTTGATGAAATCGGTGAGCTGGGGTTGGACGAGCAAGCCATGCTGCTCAAGGCCATCGAAGAAAAACGCTTCTACCCACTGGGCGCCGACCAGGAAGTGGCCAGCGACTTCCTGATCATCGCCGGCACCCACCGCGACCTGCGTGGGCGCGTGGCCCAGGGGCTGTTTCGTGAAGACCTGTATGCACGTATCAACCTGTGGACCTTTGACCTGCCCGGCCTGGCGGGCCGCCGTGAGGACATCGAACCCAACCTCGATTTCGAACTGGAGCGCCACGCCCGCGAACAAGGCCGCCGCGTGCGCTTCAACCTGGAGGCACGGCGCCGCTACCTGGCGTTCGCCTGTTCGAGTGAGGCCGCCTGGCTGGGTAATTTTCGTGAGTTGTCTGCTTCGATCACACGCATGGCGACGCTGGCCGACAGCGGGCGTATTGATGAGGCCCAGGCTGAACAGGAAATTCAACGCTTGCGCTACGCCTGGGGTTTGTCTGCGCCGCAGGCTGAATGGCAAGCCTTGGTGCCTGCGGACCTGGACCTGTTTGACCAGCTGCAACTGAAAGCGGTGATCGAGGTGTGCTTGCAGGCCGATAGCCTGTCGGATGCGGGTCGCCGGTTGTTCGGGGTTTCGCGCCAGGCCAAGGCGCAACCGAATGATGCGGATCGTCTGCGCAAGTATTTGGGGCGGTTTTCGATTGACTGGAAGCAGGTGGTGGCGCTGAAGTAA
- a CDS encoding peptidylprolyl isomerase, protein MAKATARHILVSTEDKCNELKAQIEGGADFAEVAKANSSCPSSRQGGDLGSFGPGQMVKEFDTVVFSAPVNTVQGPVKTQFGYHLLEVTSRQD, encoded by the coding sequence ATGGCCAAAGCCACCGCCCGTCACATCCTCGTTTCCACTGAAGACAAGTGCAACGAACTCAAAGCCCAGATCGAAGGCGGCGCCGATTTCGCAGAAGTCGCCAAAGCCAACTCCAGCTGCCCTTCCAGCCGTCAAGGCGGCGACCTCGGTTCGTTCGGCCCAGGCCAGATGGTTAAAGAATTCGACACCGTCGTCTTCAGCGCCCCGGTCAACACCGTACAAGGCCCGGTGAAAACCCAGTTCGGCTACCACCTGCTGGAAGTCACCAGCCGCCAGGACTGA
- a CDS encoding extracellular solute-binding protein, translating to MRLAFSTTFLSSALALLLASTAVSAAPQTYLTVYGEPAKYPAGFTHFDYANPNAPKGGSLRRSAIEIGRFDHVLPYIDKGIGVSQVDGWLYAPLAQRSLDEPYTVYGLVAEKMERADDGLSLRFYLNPKARFADGTPITAEDVRYSFDLLMTQGSLRFRTLFADVKHVEVEGERQVRFDFSSNENRTLPLDIATLPVFPEHWWKTRDFANGGGYEAPLGSGPYTISKIDSGSTITFTRDPDWWGKDLPVSRGLYNFNHLSLEYFGDTEVARQVLRGGAYDFNREFSATGYSIGYNGPALDDGRLQRAHLAKEMPQPAQGYVFNVQKPMFKDRRVRQALAMLWDFEWANRQMMRNLYIRQQSYFSNSPLAASQLPTKEELAILEPLRGQVPDEVFTQVFKAPVTDGSGMIRDKQLQALALLEEAGWKPEGDKLVNAQGEPLEFTFLNAQAGLERLLLPYKRNLAQIGITLNIRRIDSSQYVNRLMTRDYDMIVTGFPVTTSPGMELYNYFGSAAAFDSGANNYMVLQDPAVDTLIKGLVKADTQAQMLTYAHALDRVLQWNYLWIPNYYPPGTSAAWWNRFGRPAIEAKNDEALETWWEISPTPLTNEQMNAELKKRGGTR from the coding sequence ATGCGATTGGCTTTTTCCACAACATTCCTAAGCTCCGCCCTGGCCCTGCTGCTGGCCAGCACCGCCGTGAGCGCGGCCCCGCAGACCTACCTCACGGTCTACGGCGAACCGGCCAAATACCCCGCCGGCTTCACCCATTTCGACTACGCCAACCCCAACGCCCCCAAAGGCGGCAGCCTGCGCCGCTCGGCCATCGAGATCGGGCGTTTCGACCATGTGCTGCCCTATATCGACAAAGGCATCGGCGTCTCCCAGGTCGACGGCTGGCTCTACGCCCCGCTGGCCCAGCGTTCCCTGGATGAGCCCTATACCGTCTACGGCCTGGTCGCGGAAAAAATGGAACGCGCCGACGACGGCCTGTCGCTGCGCTTCTACCTGAACCCCAAGGCGCGCTTCGCCGACGGCACGCCAATCACCGCCGAAGACGTGCGCTACAGCTTCGACCTGCTGATGACCCAAGGCAGCCTGCGCTTTCGCACCCTGTTCGCCGACGTCAAGCACGTCGAAGTCGAAGGCGAGCGCCAGGTGCGCTTCGATTTCTCCAGCAATGAAAACCGTACCCTGCCCCTGGATATCGCCACCCTGCCGGTGTTCCCCGAGCACTGGTGGAAAACCCGCGACTTCGCCAACGGCGGCGGCTACGAAGCCCCGCTGGGCAGCGGCCCGTACACGATCAGCAAGATCGACTCCGGCAGCACCATCACCTTTACCCGCGACCCCGACTGGTGGGGCAAGGACTTGCCCGTCAGCCGTGGCCTGTACAACTTCAATCACCTGAGCCTTGAGTACTTCGGCGACACCGAAGTGGCCCGCCAGGTGCTGCGCGGCGGCGCCTATGACTTCAACCGCGAGTTCTCCGCCACCGGCTATTCCATCGGCTACAACGGCCCGGCCCTCGACGATGGCCGCCTGCAACGTGCACACCTGGCCAAAGAGATGCCGCAACCGGCCCAGGGCTATGTGTTCAACGTGCAAAAGCCGATGTTCAAGGACCGCCGTGTGCGCCAGGCCCTGGCGATGCTGTGGGACTTCGAGTGGGCCAACCGGCAGATGATGCGCAATCTGTACATCCGCCAGCAGAGCTACTTCTCCAACAGCCCGCTGGCGGCGAGCCAGTTGCCGACGAAAGAGGAACTGGCGATTCTGGAGCCTCTGCGCGGGCAAGTCCCCGACGAAGTCTTCACCCAGGTGTTCAAGGCCCCGGTCACCGACGGCAGCGGCATGATCCGCGACAAGCAGTTGCAAGCCCTGGCCCTGCTGGAAGAAGCCGGCTGGAAACCGGAGGGCGACAAGCTGGTGAATGCCCAGGGCGAACCGCTGGAGTTCACCTTCCTCAACGCCCAGGCGGGCCTGGAGCGGCTGTTACTGCCGTACAAGCGCAACCTGGCGCAAATCGGCATCACCTTGAATATCCGCCGCATCGACTCCTCCCAGTACGTCAACCGCCTGATGACCCGTGACTACGACATGATCGTCACCGGCTTCCCGGTCACCACCTCGCCAGGCATGGAGCTGTACAACTATTTCGGCTCCGCCGCCGCGTTCGACTCGGGCGCCAACAACTACATGGTGCTGCAGGACCCGGCCGTCGATACGCTGATCAAGGGCCTGGTCAAGGCCGACACCCAGGCGCAGATGCTCACCTACGCCCACGCCCTGGACCGCGTGCTGCAATGGAATTACCTGTGGATTCCCAACTACTACCCGCCCGGCACCTCCGCCGCGTGGTGGAACCGCTTCGGCCGCCCGGCCATTGAGGCCAAGAACGACGAAGCGCTGGAAACCTGGTGGGAAATCAGCCCTACGCCCCTGACCAATGAGCAAATGAACGCCGAGTTGAAAAAACGCGGAGGTACGCGCTGA
- a CDS encoding microcin C ABC transporter permease YejB produces the protein MFAYIVRRLLLIIPTLVIILLVNFVIVQAAPGGPVEQAIAHLQGIGGGGVGGSSGEGISSGSRASRGLDPKLIKDIEKQYGFDKPAPERLWLMLKSYAQLDFGNSFFRGKSVIDLILEKMPVTISLGLWATLITYLVSIPLGIRKAVRHGSSFDVWSSTAIVIGYAMPAFLFAMFLIVVFAGGTSLNWFPVRGLVSENFDELSTVGKVADYFWHLVLPVTALVIGGFATLTILTKNSFLNEITRQYVVTARAKGLSERRVLYGHVFRNAMLLVISGIPQAFISVFFAGSLLIEVIFSLDGLGRMSYEAAVSRDYPVVFGSLFIFTLFGLLIKLIGDLCYTLVDPRIDFAARNA, from the coding sequence ATGTTTGCCTATATCGTGCGGCGCCTGCTGCTGATCATCCCGACGCTGGTGATCATCCTGCTGGTCAATTTCGTCATCGTCCAGGCCGCGCCTGGCGGCCCGGTGGAGCAAGCCATTGCCCACCTGCAAGGCATCGGCGGCGGTGGCGTCGGCGGTTCATCCGGCGAAGGCATCAGCAGCGGCTCGCGGGCCAGCCGTGGCCTGGACCCGAAGCTGATCAAAGACATCGAAAAACAATACGGCTTCGACAAGCCCGCCCCGGAACGCCTGTGGCTGATGCTCAAGAGCTATGCGCAACTGGATTTCGGCAACAGCTTCTTCCGCGGCAAAAGCGTGATCGACCTGATCCTGGAAAAGATGCCGGTGACCATTTCCCTCGGTTTATGGGCCACCTTGATTACCTACCTGGTGTCGATCCCGCTGGGCATTCGCAAGGCGGTGCGCCACGGCAGCAGCTTCGATGTGTGGAGCAGCACCGCCATCGTCATCGGCTACGCAATGCCGGCGTTCCTGTTTGCGATGTTCCTGATTGTGGTATTCGCCGGTGGCACCTCGCTGAACTGGTTCCCGGTGCGCGGGCTGGTCTCGGAGAACTTCGACGAGCTGAGCACCGTGGGCAAGGTTGCCGATTACTTCTGGCACCTGGTGCTGCCGGTTACGGCGTTGGTGATCGGCGGGTTCGCCACGCTGACCATCCTCACCAAAAACTCGTTCTTGAATGAAATCACTCGCCAATACGTGGTCACCGCCCGCGCCAAGGGCTTGAGCGAACGCCGCGTGCTTTACGGCCATGTGTTCCGCAACGCGATGCTGCTGGTGATCTCGGGGATTCCCCAGGCCTTTATCAGCGTGTTTTTCGCCGGTTCCCTGCTGATCGAAGTGATCTTCTCCCTCGATGGCCTGGGCCGCATGAGCTATGAAGCCGCCGTGTCCCGCGACTATCCGGTGGTGTTCGGCTCGCTCTTTATCTTCACCTTGTTCGGCCTCTTGATAAAACTCATCGGCGACCTTTGCTACACCCTGGTGGACCCGCGTATCGACTTCGCCGCGAGGAACGCCTGA